GGCGTCGTACCCGACCCGGCGCCCCGGCTGCTGCTCGCCGGGTTGCGCGGCAAGATGCTCGAGCTGGCCGGGGCCGAGGCGGACGGGGCGGTCCTCAACTGGCTCTCGGCCGAGGATGTCGGCCGGGTGGCGCCCCAGGTGCACGCCGGCGGTGAGGGCAAGGAGATCGTGGCCCGGATCCTGGTGGCGCCCACCCGGGACGCCGAGCTCGCCCGCGCGGTCGCCCGCCGGATGATCACGACCTACCTCAACGTGCCGGTCTACCGGCAGTTCCACGCCTCGCTCGGCCGGGACGAGCTCGAGCCCATGTGGAAGCTCTGGGACGAGGGCGACCGTCGCGGGGCGCTCGAGGCGGTCCCGGAGGCCGTCATCGACGAGCTCGTGGTGCACGGGTCGCCCGAGGAGTGCCGCGACCACATCGCCCGGTTCACCGAGCACGGGGTCACCGTGCCAGTGGCGCACCTGCTGCCGGTCGAGGCAAATGCGCTCCAGGCCTGCCGGGACCTCGCACCTCGCTGACCGACCGACCGACCTGACACGAGACGAAGGAGAGACAGATGGAGCAGGAGTTCGCGGGCAAGGTGGCGCTCGTCACCGGAGGCAGTCGAGGGATGGGCCGAGAGATCGTTCACGCCTTCGCCGAGCGGGGCGCCGACGTGGTGGTCGCCAGCCGGAAGATGGAGAACTGCGAGAAGGTCGCGGCCGAGGTGCGGGAGAAGCACGGCGTCCGCGCGCTCCCCGTGGGCTTCAACGTCAGCTCGTGGCCGGACTGCGACCGGCTCGTCGAGACCGTCTACTCCGAGCTCGGCCGGGTCGACGTGCTCTTCAACAACGCCGGCGGTTCGCCGCTCTACCCGAGCCTCGACCAGGTCTCCGAGGAGTACTTCGACAAGGTCATCGGCATCAACCTCAAGGGACCGTTCCGGCTCAGCGCCCTCATCGGCACCCGGATGGCCGAGGGCGACGGCGGGTCGATCATCAGCATCGGCTCCATCGAGGCGATCCGCCCCCAGCCGATGGCGCTTCCGTACGCGGCCGCGAAGGCGGGGCTGCACGTCTTCAGCGAGGGCTTCGCGCAGGCGTTCGGACCGAAGGTGCGGGTCAACACCATCCAGGCGGGTGCCTTCCTCACCGACATCTCCCAGGGCTGGCCCGAGGGCCTCAAGGAGAAGATGGAGAAGCAGGTCGCCCTGGGGCGGTGTGCCGAGCCCTCGGAGATCGTCGGTGCTGCCCTCTTCCTGGCGAGCGAGGCATCCTCCTACGTCACGGGCGCGGTGTTGCGGGTCGACGGGGGGTGGGGGTAAGCCGCGCGAAGACCGCGCGCTCCCGGACGATGACGACGACGACACCCTCCCCGGCCACCGCTGTGGTGGAGATCCCTCGCACGCGCCGCGGCAGCCGTCGGGACGTGGTCCTGTGGGCCGCGATCGACGTCATGACCGAGGTCGGCTACCACGGGGCGTCGGTCCGTGACATCGCCGACCGTGCCGGCGTCACCACGACCTCGATCTACCACTACTTCGGGTCCAAGGAGAACCTCCTGCGGGAGATCATGGTCGCCTCGCTGACCGAGGTGGTCGGGCTGACCAGGACTGCGCTCGAGCGCGCTCCCGAGGATCCATCCGCCCAGCTCGCCGCCCTGGTGCGGGCATGGATCGACTTCCACACCCGGCGCCGTTCCCTGGCGAGGATCAGCGCCATCGAGCTGCGGAGCGTCGAGGGCGAGGCACGTGCCGAGGTGCTCGGGCTCCGTGACGAGCAGGAGCTCCTCTTCCGGGGCTTGGTGGAGCGCGGTGCAGCCCTCGGAGTCTTCAGGACGGAGTTCCCGCGGGAGGCGACCCGCGCGGTGCTGCAGATGGGGCGCGACGTCTCCGGCTGGTACGTGCCGGGCGGACCTCTCTCGGCAGCCGAGATCGCCGAGCAGTACGTGGTGCTGGCCCTGGACCTGCTCAGGTCCGGAATGACCGACGAGGAGCAGACATGGAACTGACCGAGGCGATGACGACGACCGGCACCTGCCGGCGCTTCGACCCACGCGAGGTCCCGCCGGAGGTGCTGCACGGGGCGTTCGACGTCGCTCGCTTCGGCCCCCAGGGCGGCAACCGCCAGGCGGTCCGGTGGCTGGTCGTGCGGGAGGCCCAGCTCAAGGAACGCCTCCAGGAGCTCTACCTGCGCCACTGGGAGCCCTACTACGCGCGTATCCAGGAGGGGCAGGTACGAGTCGGGGGAGGGGACCGGATGCTGGTCGCCGCCGACGAGTTCGCGCACTCCCTCGCGCAGGTCCCGGTGCTCGTGGTGATCTGTGCCCGCACCGAGGACCTGCAGGTGACGGACTCGGACACGGACCGGGTCAGCGTCGTGGGCGGAGCCTCCATCTACCCGCTGGTGCAGAACCTCTGCCTGGCGCTTCGCGACCGGGAGGTGGCGACGGCGATGACCACGCTGGTGTGCCGCGAGGAGCCGGCCGTGCGTGAGCTGCTGGGCATCCCGGACGAGTACCTGACCGCGGGGATGCTGGCCGTCGGCTACCCCGCGAGGAATTTCCCGACGAAGCTCAAGCGCCTGCCGGTGGAGGAGGTGGTCTTCTCCGACCGGTTCGGCAAGGGGCTGTTCGGGACGGGGAGGGCGACATGAAGGCGTTGCGCGTGCACGGACCGGGGGACACCTGCCTGGAGGACATCCCCGAGCCCCGGGGTGTCCGCGCGCGACCAGTTCAAGGTCAGGGTCGCGGCGGCGGGCATCTGCGGCACGGACCTGTGCCTGCACCGGTCCGCCCAGTCCCGGCGGATTCTCGGAGTACGACATCGTGCTGGAGATCCCCGTCAGCGAATACCACAACCCCATCCAGTCCGCCTACGCATGCGGTTGGCCGATCGCGAGCAACCTCCTGGTGCGGTCATGGAGGCCTGAGCGGGGCCTACTGCGTCGCGAGCAGGGCGCGCAGGCCCATCACGAGGGCGATGGGCTGATCGAGCATGACGTGGTACGCCGCGGCCGGCACGTCGATGACCCGAGCCTCGTGCCCCAGCCTCCTCGAGAACATCGCGCCCATGTCGGGGTCCACCAGCCCGTTCTCCGGGCGCAGCACGGCCACCGGGCAGGAGGGCGTCGTCAGTGCATCCGGCCGCAGCGGGTCGTAGGAGAAGATCGCGGGGTCGAACTTCCAGGCCCATCCGCCGGCGACGGCACGGATCGAGTGCTCCGCGACGTGGTCGAAGACGTAGCGCTCGGTCTCCTGGTCCGGGACCACCCGGAACCGGGAGAGCAGCTCCGCGCGGTCGGCGTGCACCCGGCGCGGGCCGAACGCCGCCTTGGCCCGGGCGGCCGCCGCCTCAGGCGTCGCCTCGCTCACCGGCGTGTCCACCACGACTGCTCCCGCGAGCTCCGCACCGTGCCGCAGCGCCGCAGCCAGCGTCACCATGCTGTGCCCGACCACCGTCGGAGGGGCCTCGAACCCCCGCCTGGCGACTGTCATGACCTCGTCCGCCCACCTCTGCAAGCGAGTAGTCCTCGCGGTGGCCGCTGTCCCCGTGCCCGCTGAGGTCCGGGGCCACGACGCGGTGGGTCGTCGCCAGCAGCGGCGCCACGTGGTCCCACCAGTGCGCATGCGCGGCGCCGCCGTGTACCAGGACCAGCCCGGGCAGTCCGTGCTCGCCCCACGTGCGGCAGCTGATCTCGACGCCGTCGACGTCGAGCGTGTCGACGGTCGCCTCGTGCGCCAGAGCACGGACGAACCAGTCGTGGGTGCGAGTCACGCTCACCCTCCGGGGACGGGTCTCATCGCGTGACCTCTCAGCCCTGCGCGTACTGCTTCTTCAGCGTCCCCTTGATGAGCTTGCCGGTGGGTGTTCGCGGGAGCTCGGAGAGGAAGTCGACGGACCGCGGAGCCTTGTAGTGCGCGATCCGCTCCCGGACGTAGTCGATCAGCTCGCGCTCGAGCTCGGGGGAGCCCACGACGCCGGGAGCCGGTTGGACCACGGCCTTGACCCGCTCGCCCATCTCCGGGTCCGGCACGCCGATGACGGCGACGTCCTGCACGGCCGGGTGCATCGTGAGGACGTTCTCGGCCTCCTGCGGGTAGATGTTCGCCCCGCCCGAGATGATCATGAACGAGCGTCGGTCCGTGAGGTAGAGGTAGCCGTCCTCGTCGACGTGGCCGACGTCGCCCGTCGTGGTCCAGGTCGGGTGGAGCGGGTGCTGGGCCTCCCGGGTCTTCACCGGGTCGTTGTGGTACTCGAACGGCATGGCATCGCGCTCGAAGTAGACGAGCCCGTCGACGCCGGTGGGGACCTCGGGCTGGCCCTCGGCGTCGGGGTCGCAGACTCGGAGGACGCCCAGCGCCGCCTTGCCCACGGTGCCGGGGCGCTGAACCCACTCGTGGGAGTCGATCAGGGTGATGCCGTGCACCTCGGTGGCCGCGTAGTACTCCTCCAGCACCGGACCCCACCAGTCGATCATCTGCTGCTTGACCTCGATCGGGCATGGGGCGGCCGCGTGCACGGCGACGCGCATGCTCGAGACGTCGTACTTCTCGCGCACCTCGGCGGGCAGCTTGAGCATCCGCACGAACATCGTCGGCACCCACTGGCTGTGCGTGGCGCGGTGCTCCTCGATGGCCCGCAGCGCGCCCTCCGCGTCGAACTTCGGCAGCACCACGACGGTCCCGCCGAGCGACTGGATCATCGCGCAGAAGCGCAGCGGGGCGGCGTGGTAGAGCGGGGCGGGGGAGAGGTAGACGGTCTCCTCCGAGAACCCGTAGCGCGGCGCGAAGGTGACGATCAGCGGGTTGCCGGGCTCGTCCACCTGCCGGTCCGGTAGCGGCGTCCGGATGCCCTTCGGCTTCCCGGTGGTGCCGGAGGAGTAGAGCATGTCCTGCCCGGCGGGCTGGTTCTCGAGCGGGGCGTCGGAGGTGGCGGCCTGGACGGCGTCGAGGTCCTCGAAGCCGTCGAGCTGTGCGCCGACGGAGATCCGCACGGGCACGTCGGTGTGCTTCGCGAGCGTCGCGCCCATCTCGGCGTACTGGCCGGAGACGAGCAGCGCCTTCACGCCGCTGTCCTCGATGATGTGCTCATGCTCGGCCACGCCCAGGTGCGTGTTGAGGGCGGTGAAGTAGAAGCCGCTGCGCATGGCGGCCCAGTAGACCTCGAAGTACCGGGTGGAGTTCTCCGAGAGCAGAGCGATGCAGTCCCCCCGTTGCACGCCGCGCTCCTGGAGGGCGCGCGCGAGCCGTCGGGACCGGTCCTCGAGCTCGGCGTAGGTGAGCGCCTCGCCGCCGTCCGCCAGGGTGACGGCGATCTTGTCCGGGTGGGTCGCGGCGTGGGTGCCTGGGTACACGGCTGCTCCTGATCGGGCGGGCGGGGAGTGGATCGTTCAGGTAAAACGAACGTACGTTTGGCGAGTCTCCGGCATGGTCGCGTGCGCGTCAAGGGTGTTCGCCCCTTCGGGTTCCCGCCTGGGCGGGGTGCGCGGCGGTCCCGGGTGGCGCGGTTCGACTGAGTGAGCGTTCGTAAAAAGCATCGTTGACAAGTGTGATGTGCGCCACTAGCGTCCCGGTTTAGCGAGCGCTCAATAATGAGAGGGGATGGCATGACGACCCTGCAGACGGAAGCGCGTCCCTCATCCGCCGTCGACCGGTTGAAGTCTCTCGACCAAGGCATGGTCGTCGGCGTCCTGACCATCGTGCTGGTCGCGGTCTTCGCCGCGTCGATCTCCGGCTTCGCGACCCGCGGCAACGCGGTCAACGTGCTGCAGGCGGCGGCTGGCCTCGGCATCCTCGCGCTGGGTCAAGCGGTGGTCGTCATCGGGCGTGGCCTCGACCTGTCGGTGGTGACGATCTACGCGGTGACCGCCCAGGCCGCCGTCCTGGCCATGACCAACGGCGCGAGCGAGCCGGCCGCGCTCCTCCGGGCCCTGATCGTGGCGGTCGTGCTGGGCCTTTTCAACGGCGTGATGATCGCCTACGTCGAGCTGCCCGCCCTCTTCGTCACCCTCGCCACCGGCCTCGCGTACCTGGGCGCCGCCCGCTTCTTCTTCTTCGATGGCGCGATCGCCTTCGCCGTCCCTGGGGAGGCGAAGATCATGAACGCGATCGGGAACGACGCCTGGCTGGGCATTCCCGTCTCCACCTTCGTCTGGCTGGGGCTGGCGGTGGTCTTCTGGTTCTGTGCCACCCGCACGGCCGCCGGCCAGATGATCTACGCCCGCGGCGACAACCCGGACGCGGCGGCGCTCTCCGGCATGCCGACCAGGCCGCTGGTCGTGCTCACGTACGTCGTCTCGGCCGCCTCGGCGTTCGTCGCCGGCATCGTGATCGTCGGCGCGGCGGGGTCGTTCGACTCCCGCGCCCTTGCGGCGGGCGGCCAGCTCTACGACGTGCTCGCCATCGTGGTGATCGCCGGGGTCAGCCTGGCCGGTGGGCGCGGGAGCATCGCCGGGGTCGTCGCGGCCACGTGCTTCCTGGGCGTGCTGCTCAACGCGATGACCCTCATGAACTTCGACACCATCCAGCAGGCGCTCTTCAAGTCCCTGATCGTGCTGGCCGCGCTCGTCCTGGACCGGCTTCTGCACCCGACCGACGAGGAGACCGCGCGCGTCGGCGAGCTCTAGCGCCGCGCCGAGGACCTCGCCACCCCCTGACCTTCCCTGCCCATCAGCACCCTTGGAGGAACCCCATGAAGAAGTTCGCCGCGCTGGCAGCCACTGCCGCACTGTTCCTCACCGCCTGCAGCAGCGGTGCCGACTCGTCCTCGTCGTCGGGGGGCGGCAACTCCGAAGGGTCCGGCGGCCTGCCGCAGGTGGGTGAGCCCGCCGAGATCAGCAAGCTCGCGGGCGACATGGTCAAGGGCAAGAAGGTGGTGTACGCCGCCGGTGCGGCCGGGTTCCCCCTGCAGGAGCAGTGGGCGAACACCTTCAAGAAGACGTTCCCTCAGCTCGGCATCGAATTCGAGATGAACGAGGCGGCGGCCGACCCGCAGAAGCTGGTCACCAACGCGCAGACGCTCCTCAACCAGGACCCTGACGTGCTCATCCTGCACAACCAGGACCTCTCCAACGCCTCCTCCCTGATCCAGCAGGCACAGGCCGACGGCGTCTACGTCATCCTCATCAACCTGGCGTCTGTGGCGCAGTCCGACGCCTTCGTGGGTGGTGACTTCGTCAAGGCCCAGGCGGCGCTGGCGGAGCGGATGGCCTCGGACTGCGACAAGAAGGGCCGGAACAAGGTCGCCGTCATCACCGGGTGGGGCTCGGACGGGCTCTCCGTCCAGGCGGTCGCCGCCTGGCAGAAGGTCTTCGACGAGTCCGGCATGGAGGTCGTCTCTGAGCAGGCGGGCCAGTACGACCCGACCAAGGCCGGTGACATCACCAAGGTGGTGCTCAAGCAGCACCCGGACCTGTGCGGGTTCATCGGCGCCTGGGACTCGATGATGATCGGCTCGGCCAACGCGGTCGAGCAGGCCGGCAAGGCCGGGGAGATCGGGGTCTACACCAGCGACGCCAGCGTGGTGGCCTGCGAGGCCCTCGAGAACGGCAGCATGACCGCGGCCCTCAACTACGGCGTCGCCACGATGGGCGACTCCATCGTCTCCCTCGTCCAGTACCTGCTGCAGAGCGGCCGCCCCGCCGGGTCGAGTCGGACGGCGGTCTACACGCGCTGGAACGTGATCGACAAGGACACCTACAAGCGCGACCGCAGCGCCTGCTACGACGGAAACGTCTCCTGACCCCCCGCCCACGACACACACGGGAGGAGAACACAGTGACTGTCGACGCCTACGGCCTGTCCGGCCGGTCACCTGTCCACCGGTTCTCGGCGCAGCGGATGCTGGCCGACCTCATGGAGAAGCGCTGGATGGACGCCATCGCGCCGGTGGCGCTGCTGGTGGCGGTCGTCATCTACTTCGCCCTCACGGTTCCGGAGCTCTACAACGCGGCCAACACCGTCACCACCACGCAGATCCTTGCGGAGATGGGGCTGCTGGCGCTCGCCATGACCGTCGTCGTGCTGGGCGGCGGCATCGATCTGAGCGTCGGGTCGATCTTCGCGGTCAGCAACGCCGTGGCAGTGATCTGCTTCAAGCTGTATGAGCTGCCGGTCCTCGCGGTGTTCGTGATCGCCATCGGGGTCGGAGCCCTGTGCGGCTCGATCAACGGCGCGATCATCAGCATCTTCAAGACCCGGCCGTTCATCACCACCCTCGTGACGCTGCTGACATTCCGGACGGTGGCGATCTACCTGGACCAGGAGTACAGCCCGCGCGTCAGCGTGCTGTTCCGTGAGGACGTCGTCTGGACGTTCCTGGCACGCGGCAGCATCGCCGGCCTGCCGGTCGGCTTCTGGGTGATGCTGCTGATGGTGGTGCTCTTCCAGTTCGTCATCACCCGCACCCGCTTCGGCTGGCAGGTCACGGCGCTGGGAGCCTCCCGCACCTCGGCGCGCCGCGCGGGCATGCGGCTCAACCGGCTCAGCTTCACCACCTACGTGATTTCCGGCTCCCTCGCGGGCCTCTCCGGGGTCCTGGTGGCTGCCCGGCTGGGTCAGACCTCCCAGACGACCGGGCAGGGCTACGAGCTCATCGCGCTCACCGCGATCATCATCGGCGGAGTCAGTCTCGGCGGTGGCAAGGGGACCGCTGCTCGCGCACTCCTCGGTGCGCTCGTCACGAGCGGCCTCTACCAGGGCATGCTGCTGATGGGGTACGACAACAACCTCTACCAGGTGGTCCTCGCCGTAGTGCTGCTGGCGTTCGCCACGCTCGACATCAAGTACGCCAAGAACCGCGACAAAGCCATCCAGAAGATCTTCGTGGTGCCCGGCGAGGTGCGGTTGCCGGCGCTCGCGAACATCTACGAGCCAGGTAGCGTGT
The window above is part of the Nocardioides campestrisoli genome. Proteins encoded here:
- a CDS encoding LLM class F420-dependent oxidoreductase, coding for MTIPLEELPVARLPEVARELEDLGYTDLWTAEGMGADGFTPLAAAAAVTTRVHLGIAIAPAFTRGPALLAQTAATLAAMVPGRFTLGIGASSNVIVEQWNGIPYEKPLSRSRDLLRFLRPALAGERVDQTYDTFAVHGFRLGVVPDPAPRLLLAGLRGKMLELAGAEADGAVLNWLSAEDVGRVAPQVHAGGEGKEIVARILVAPTRDAELARAVARRMITTYLNVPVYRQFHASLGRDELEPMWKLWDEGDRRGALEAVPEAVIDELVVHGSPEECRDHIARFTEHGVTVPVAHLLPVEANALQACRDLAPR
- a CDS encoding SDR family NAD(P)-dependent oxidoreductase, producing MEQEFAGKVALVTGGSRGMGREIVHAFAERGADVVVASRKMENCEKVAAEVREKHGVRALPVGFNVSSWPDCDRLVETVYSELGRVDVLFNNAGGSPLYPSLDQVSEEYFDKVIGINLKGPFRLSALIGTRMAEGDGGSIISIGSIEAIRPQPMALPYAAAKAGLHVFSEGFAQAFGPKVRVNTIQAGAFLTDISQGWPEGLKEKMEKQVALGRCAEPSEIVGAALFLASEASSYVTGAVLRVDGGWG
- a CDS encoding TetR/AcrR family transcriptional regulator, producing the protein MTTTTPSPATAVVEIPRTRRGSRRDVVLWAAIDVMTEVGYHGASVRDIADRAGVTTTSIYHYFGSKENLLREIMVASLTEVVGLTRTALERAPEDPSAQLAALVRAWIDFHTRRRSLARISAIELRSVEGEARAEVLGLRDEQELLFRGLVERGAALGVFRTEFPREATRAVLQMGRDVSGWYVPGGPLSAAEIAEQYVVLALDLLRSGMTDEEQTWN
- a CDS encoding nitroreductase family protein, with the protein product MELTEAMTTTGTCRRFDPREVPPEVLHGAFDVARFGPQGGNRQAVRWLVVREAQLKERLQELYLRHWEPYYARIQEGQVRVGGGDRMLVAADEFAHSLAQVPVLVVICARTEDLQVTDSDTDRVSVVGGASIYPLVQNLCLALRDREVATAMTTLVCREEPAVRELLGIPDEYLTAGMLAVGYPARNFPTKLKRLPVEEVVFSDRFGKGLFGTGRAT
- a CDS encoding alpha/beta hydrolase → MTVARRGFEAPPTVVGHSMVTLAAALRHGAELAGAVVVDTPVSEATPEAAAARAKAAFGPRRVHADRAELLSRFRVVPDQETERYVFDHVAEHSIRAVAGGWAWKFDPAIFSYDPLRPDALTTPSCPVAVLRPENGLVDPDMGAMFSRRLGHEARVIDVPAAAYHVMLDQPIALVMGLRALLATQ
- a CDS encoding acyl-CoA synthetase — encoded protein: MYPGTHAATHPDKIAVTLADGGEALTYAELEDRSRRLARALQERGVQRGDCIALLSENSTRYFEVYWAAMRSGFYFTALNTHLGVAEHEHIIEDSGVKALLVSGQYAEMGATLAKHTDVPVRISVGAQLDGFEDLDAVQAATSDAPLENQPAGQDMLYSSGTTGKPKGIRTPLPDRQVDEPGNPLIVTFAPRYGFSEETVYLSPAPLYHAAPLRFCAMIQSLGGTVVVLPKFDAEGALRAIEEHRATHSQWVPTMFVRMLKLPAEVREKYDVSSMRVAVHAAAPCPIEVKQQMIDWWGPVLEEYYAATEVHGITLIDSHEWVQRPGTVGKAALGVLRVCDPDAEGQPEVPTGVDGLVYFERDAMPFEYHNDPVKTREAQHPLHPTWTTTGDVGHVDEDGYLYLTDRRSFMIISGGANIYPQEAENVLTMHPAVQDVAVIGVPDPEMGERVKAVVQPAPGVVGSPELERELIDYVRERIAHYKAPRSVDFLSELPRTPTGKLIKGTLKKQYAQG
- a CDS encoding ABC transporter permease, with the protein product MTTLQTEARPSSAVDRLKSLDQGMVVGVLTIVLVAVFAASISGFATRGNAVNVLQAAAGLGILALGQAVVVIGRGLDLSVVTIYAVTAQAAVLAMTNGASEPAALLRALIVAVVLGLFNGVMIAYVELPALFVTLATGLAYLGAARFFFFDGAIAFAVPGEAKIMNAIGNDAWLGIPVSTFVWLGLAVVFWFCATRTAAGQMIYARGDNPDAAALSGMPTRPLVVLTYVVSAASAFVAGIVIVGAAGSFDSRALAAGGQLYDVLAIVVIAGVSLAGGRGSIAGVVAATCFLGVLLNAMTLMNFDTIQQALFKSLIVLAALVLDRLLHPTDEETARVGEL
- a CDS encoding sugar ABC transporter substrate-binding protein, translated to MKKFAALAATAALFLTACSSGADSSSSSGGGNSEGSGGLPQVGEPAEISKLAGDMVKGKKVVYAAGAAGFPLQEQWANTFKKTFPQLGIEFEMNEAAADPQKLVTNAQTLLNQDPDVLILHNQDLSNASSLIQQAQADGVYVILINLASVAQSDAFVGGDFVKAQAALAERMASDCDKKGRNKVAVITGWGSDGLSVQAVAAWQKVFDESGMEVVSEQAGQYDPTKAGDITKVVLKQHPDLCGFIGAWDSMMIGSANAVEQAGKAGEIGVYTSDASVVACEALENGSMTAALNYGVATMGDSIVSLVQYLLQSGRPAGSSRTAVYTRWNVIDKDTYKRDRSACYDGNVS
- a CDS encoding ABC transporter permease, with the protein product MTVDAYGLSGRSPVHRFSAQRMLADLMEKRWMDAIAPVALLVAVVIYFALTVPELYNAANTVTTTQILAEMGLLALAMTVVVLGGGIDLSVGSIFAVSNAVAVICFKLYELPVLAVFVIAIGVGALCGSINGAIISIFKTRPFITTLVTLLTFRTVAIYLDQEYSPRVSVLFREDVVWTFLARGSIAGLPVGFWVMLLMVVLFQFVITRTRFGWQVTALGASRTSARRAGMRLNRLSFTTYVISGSLAGLSGVLVAARLGQTSQTTGQGYELIALTAIIIGGVSLGGGKGTAARALLGALVTSGLYQGMLLMGYDNNLYQVVLAVVLLAFATLDIKYAKNRDKAIQKIFVVPGEVRLPALANIYEPGSVWNPNRRLTDAQPIGLGQLDGPEDVIVDRNGHLYCGDRRGYIWRFEGPDYTEGKIFCRVGGLPLGLAIDKDDNLVVCVGGMGLYAIDPQGQATALTTRTKRSWHRIRDDSAVRLADDLDIAPDGKIYFSDASTRFDGVEHMYETMEARPNGRVLCYDPETGETTTVVKNYAFPNGICVSHDGQSVLINSSVLARIDRLWIDGPKKGQLEPFLEDLPGYPDNTNRASDGTYWVAFASMRTPTFDLAVEDAGFRRRMLKELPLDEWIIHNMNTSCVFKVTEEGEVLESLWDETLEHHSLITSMREHDGHLFLGGLTNNRVGRVALPKREGATSSTSTRATAGLTTSGGVSHA